The following coding sequences are from one Octopus bimaculoides isolate UCB-OBI-ISO-001 chromosome 3, ASM119413v2, whole genome shotgun sequence window:
- the LOC128247387 gene encoding E3 ubiquitin-protein ligase UBR5-like gives GPPLAVHKVKVTFKDEPGEGSGVARSFYTAMANAVLTSEKLPSLEGVLVGGSKSLQYNLIQRLRSRERERERMRSALQRRSREARRTLSYDAPPFYMPSDSAAVGAGGGGGGGGGGSGGGGGGGSGGSGSSSAAAAAAGGAGGAVTGGGAGGSTAGGGGSGGGGGGSGGGGSSSSGGGGGGGGSNSNNNNEQQSSENDSSSNYRRQLGERLYPKVRDLQPSMAAKITGMLLELSPAQLLLLLASEESLRQRVDEAMEIILSHSNRDMNPENLLDLDIFNLTADKSKKCTNSERSRNEVDDEDDLEDNAPLFWQPGKRGFYSPHPGKNSAERLNAFRNVGRVIGLCLFLQGGETVELVAGGADIEVNAQNVHDYVRRYAEYRMVKVAEKALKHLKLGVFDVIPANSLDGLTAEDFRLLLNGVGDINVQTLISYTSFNDESGESSEKVQRFKRWFWSVVEKMNNHERQDLVYFWTSSPALPASEEGFQPMPSITIRPADDDHLPTANTCISRLYIPLYSTKAILRSKVLLAIKTKAFGFV, from the exons GGGCCACCGCTTGCTGTCCACAAAGTGAAAGTGACCTTCAAAGATGAGCCTGGAGAAGGAAGTGGAGTTGCTAGAAGTTTTTACACAGCTATGGCAAAT gCTGTATTaacatctgaaaaattaccatcGCTTGAAGGTGTTTTAGTTGGTGGAAGTAAAAGCTTGCAGTATA ATTTGATTCAAAGACTTCGGtccagagagagagaacgggaacGGATGAGGTCAGCTCTTCAAAGACGCAGTCGAGAAGCCAGGCGGACACTTTCTTATGATGCTCCACCTTTCTATATGCCTTCTGATAGTGCAGCCGTtggggctggtggtggtggtggtggtggaggaggtggcagtggtggtggtggtggtggtggcagcggcggcagtGGAAGCAGTAGTGCTGCAGCAGCTGCTGctggaggagcaggaggagcggTAACAGGAGGTGGAGCTGGTGGCAGTACAGCTGgaggtggaggtagtggtggtggtggtggtggtagtggtggtggtggaagcagcagcagtggcggtggcggtggtggcggcggcagtaacagtaacaataataatgaacagCAGTCTTCTGAGAATGATAGTTCCTCCAACTACCGGCGCCAGCTAGGAGAAAGACTCTATCCAAAAGTTAGAGACTTACAACCa tcaaTGGCAGCAAAAATAACAGGAATGTTATTGGAACTGTCACCAGCGCAGCTCCTCCTTCTGTTAGCCTCTGAAGAATCTCTAAGACAGCGTGTTGATGAAGCAATGGAAATTATTCTTTCACACAGCAA CAGAGACATGAATCCAGAAAACTTATTAGATTTAGATATTTTCAATCTGACCGctgataaaagtaaaaaatgtaCCAATTCCGAACGTAGTCgtaatgaagttgatgatgaagatgacttaGAAGATAACGCTCCTTTATTTTGGCAACCAGGCAAAAGAGGATTTTATTCCCCTCATCCTGGAAAAAATTCTGCCGAAAGGCTAAATGCGTTCAGAAATGTTGGCAG agttATTGGTTTATGTTTGTT tttgcagggtgGTGAAACTGTTGAGTTGGTTGCTGGAGGTGCTGATATAGAAGTCAACGCTCAGAATGTTCATGATTATGTTAGAAGATATGCTGAATATCGTATGGTTAAAGTTGCTGAGAAAGCATTAAAG catTTAAAATTGggtgtatttgatgtaattcctGCCAACTCATTGGATGGCTTAACTGCTGAAGACTTCAGGTTGTTATTAAATGGAGTAGGAGATATCAATGTACAAACCCTGATTAGCTACACCTCCTTTAATGATGAAAGTG GTGAAAGTAGTGAAAAAGTGCAACGTTTTAAACGATGGTTTTGGTCTGTTGTTGAAAAAATGAATAACCATGAGAGACAAGATTTA GTGTATTTTTGGACCTCAAGCCCAGCTTTGCCAGCAAGTGAAGAAGGTTTCCAACCAATGCCCAGTATTACTATCCGACCAGCAGATGATGACCATTTACCTACAGCCAACACCTGTATTTCACGGCTTTACATCCCATTGTATTCTACGAAAGCCATTCTTCGCAGCAAAGTGTTATTGGCCATTAAAACAAAAGCTTTTGGTTTTGTTTGA